A part of Salmo trutta unplaced genomic scaffold, fSalTru1.1, whole genome shotgun sequence genomic DNA contains:
- the LOC115183207 gene encoding tripartite motif-containing protein 16: MAQQGVLLDQDQFCCSVCLDLLKEPVTIPCGHSYCRSCIEGCWDQDVLKGVYSCPQCRQTFSPRPTLSKNNMLAELVEKLRKTGLQAAPPPALYYAGPRDVACDFCTGTRKQKALMSCLVCLASYCETHLQPHYESPALKKHKLVKATAQLQEKICSHHDKLLEVYCRTDQQCICYQCVMDEHKGHDTVSAAAERTEKQRQLGMSQQKVQQRSQEREKELKELQQAVESLKCSAQAAVEDSDQIFTELIRSIERRSSEVKELIRAQEKDQVSEAEGVLEQLKQEIAELRKSSTELEQLSHTEDHIHFLQSYQSLSSISVSSDLPSIVVRPLQYFGDVSKTVSELREKLEDFLKGEWTKISTTVNIVDVLLPPEPKTREQLLQYSCQLTLDPNTAGTRLSLSEGNRKVTFTGQVQPYPDHPDRFTNQWQVLCREGLSGRCYWEVEWSGEWVITAVSYKDISRTGSDNRFGFNNKSWRLLCYRGGYCFRHNNVETKVSGPQSSRVGVYLDHKAGTLSFYSVSDTMTLLHRVQTTFTQPLYPGFNLCYSTAELVKL, encoded by the exons ATGGCTCAACAGGGAGTtctgctggaccaggaccagttctgttgttctgtctgtctggatctactgaaggaaCCAGTCACCATCccctgtggacacagttactgtaggagctgtattgagggctgctgggatcaggatgttctgaaaggggtctatagctgtcctcagtgcagacaGACCTTCAGTCCGAGGCCTACgctgagtaaaaataacatgttggctgagctggtggagaaactgaggaagacaggactccaggctgctccccctcctgctctgtacTATGCTGGACCTAGAGATGTGGCGTGTGAtttctgcactgggaccagaaagcagaaagccctcatgtcctgtctggtgtgtctggcctcttactgtgagactcacctccaacCTCACTACGAATCTCCTGCTTTgaagaagcacaagctggtcaaagccaccgcacaactacaggagaagatctgctctcatcatgacaaactgctggaggtttactgtcgtaccgatcagcagtgtatctgttatcagtgtgtgatggatgaacataaaggccatgatacagtgtcagctgcagcagagaggactgagaaacag aggcagctggggatgagtcagcagaaggtccagcagagatcccaggagagagagaaggagctgaaggagctccaacaggctgtggagtctctcaag tgctctgcacaggcagcagtggaggacagtgatcagatctttactgagctgatccgctccattgagagaaggagctctgaggtgaaggagctgatcagagcccaagagaaggATCAAGTGAGTGAAGCTGAAGGAGtcctggagcaactgaagcaggagatagctgagctgaggaagagcagcactgagctggagcagctctcacacacagaggatcacatccatttcctccag agttatcagtctctctccagtatcagtgtatcttcagacttacccagcatcgttgtccgtcctcttcagtactttggagatgtgagtaagaccgtgtctgaactgagagagaaactagaagacttccttaaaggagaatggaccaagatctccactacag tgaatatagtggatgttttactgcctccagagcccaagaccagagaacagttgttacaat attcctgtcagctcacactggacccaaacacggCAGGCAcacgcctctctctgtctgaagggaacagaaaggtgaccttTACAGGCCAAGTTCaaccatatcctgaccatccagacagattcaccaaccagtggcaggttctgtgtagagagggtctgtctggacgctgttactgggaggtggagtggagtggggagTGGGTTATtacagcagtctcatataaagacatcagcagaaCAGGGTCAGATAATAGATTTGGATTCAATAACAAGTCCTGGAGATTATTGTGCTATAGAGGTGGTTATTGTTtcagacacaataatgttgagactaaagtatcaggccctcagtcctccagagtaggagtgtacctggatcacaaggcaggtactctgtccttctacagtgtctctgacacaatgaccctcctccacagagtccagaccacattcactcagcccctctatcctgggtttaaTCTCTGTTATAGtactgctgagctggttaaactgtag
- the LOC115183209 gene encoding tripartite motif-containing protein 16-like — MAQQGVLLDQDQLCCSVCLDLLKEPVTIPCGHSYCRSCIEGCWDQDVLKGVYSCPQCRQTFSPRPTLSKNNMLAELVEKLRKTGLQAAPPPALYYAGPRDVACDFCTGTRKQKALMSCLVCLASYCETHLQPHYESPALKKHKLVKATAQLQEKICSHHDKLLEVYCRTDQQCICYQCVMDEHKGHDTVSAAAERTEKQRQLGMSQQKVQQRFQEREKELKELQQAVKSLKRSAQAAVEASDQIFTELIRSIERRSSEVKELIRAQEKAQVSEAEGVLEQLKQEIAELRKRSTELEQLSHTEDPIHFLQSYQSLSSISVSSDLPSIVVRPLQYFRDVSKTVSELREKLEDFLKGEWTKISTTVNIVEVVLPPEPKTREQLLQYSCQLTLDPNTAHTHLSLSEGNRKVTWTDQVQPYPGHPDRFITWYQVLCREGLTGRCYWEVEWSGGADIGVTYKDISRTERDNRFGYNNKSWSLQCYRGGYCFRHNNVETTVSGPQSSRVGVYLDHKAGTLSFYSVSDTMTLLHRVQTTFTQPLYPGFCFTYLSLYGTAELVEL; from the exons atggctcaacagggagttctgctggaccaggaccagttatgttgttctgtctgtctggatctactgaaggaaCCAGTCACCATCccctgtggacacagttactgtaggagctgtattgagggctgctgggatcaggatgttctgaaaggggtctatagctgtcctcagtgcagacaGACCTTCAGTCCGAGGCCTACgctgagtaaaaataacatgttggctgagctggtggagaaactgaggaagacaggactccaggctgctccccctcctgctctgtacTATGCTGGACCTAGAGATGTGGCGTGTGAtttctgcactgggaccagaaagcagaaagccctcatgtcctgtctggtgtgtctggcctcttactgtgagactcacctccaacCTCACTACGAATCTCCTGCTTTgaagaagcacaagctggtcaaagccaccgcacaactacaggagaagatctgctctcatcatgacaaactgctggaggtttactgtcgtaccgatcagcagtgtatctgttatcagtgtgtgatggatgaacataaaggccatgatacagtgtcagctgcagcagagaggactgagaaacag aggcagctggggatgagtcagcagaaggtccagcagagattccaggagagagagaaggagctgaaggagctccaacaggctgtgaagtctctcaag cgctctgcacaggcagcagtggaggccagtgatcagatctttactgagctgatccgctccattgagagaaggagctctgaggtgaaggagctgatcagagcccaagagaaggctcaagtgagtGAAGCTGAAGGAGtcctggagcaactgaagcaggagatagctgagctgaggaagagaagcactgagctggagcagctctcacacacagaggatcccatccatttcctccag agttatcagtctctctccagtatcagtgtatcttcagacttacccagcatcgttgtccgtcctcttcagtactttagagatgtgagtaagactgtgtctgaactgagagagaaactagaagacttccttaaaggagaatggaccaagatctccactacag tgaatatagtggaggttgttctgcctccagagcccaagaccagagaacagttgttacaat attcctgtcagctcacactggacccaaacacagcacacacacacctctctctgtctgaagggaacagaaaggtgacctgGACAGACCAAGTCCAACCATATCCTGGTCATCCAGACAGATTCATCACCTGGTAccaggttctgtgtagagagggtctgactgggcgctgttactgggaggtagagtggagtgggggggctgatataggagtgacatataaagacatcagcagaacagagagagataatagatTTGGATACAATAACAAGTCCTGGAGTTTACAGTGCTATAGAGGTGGTTATTGTTtcagacacaataatgttgaGACTACAGTATcaggccctcagtcctccagagtaggagtgtacctggatcacaaggcaggtactctgtccttctacagtgtctctgacacaatgaccctcctccacagagtccagaccacattcactcagcccctctatcctgggttttgTTTTACTTACTTAAGTCTCTATGGTACTGCTGAGCTGGTtgaactgtag